The following coding sequences are from one Schizosaccharomyces osmophilus chromosome 1, complete sequence window:
- a CDS encoding nucleoporin Nsp1 yields the protein MAFNQGNNQGTGFSFGSSAPNNTSNQGTGASSNTNLFGSSSGNTGGLFGSASNAAKPGGGFSFGSNAPDSGNKPSFSFGQPKPAENAPLFGGLNKLATGATAGSAPANGVANTDTNQSAQSTTQPSGGSPFSFGAKPAAPATGAATGGFSFGSGPNSGGLFGQKPATNAAAAPSTAPAQDKPAAGGFSFGNPQSSSTTAGGATENKPAAGGFSFGKPQASSTTAGGATENKTSTATSGGFSFGGGGSGLAGAAKPAESKPTFSFGGGAGSGSALGASTTTPASNEANKPSTDTTKPSTAAPAQPSGGFSFGKQDSATKPATTTTNTGSLFGSKPAETIANKSDATKDAASKPTATVPVESPPSSIKHKTLQEILNKWSSDLTTQTSVFNKLCDQVGDWDKALVDNGALISKLYAETVDAEQLSNRVDDGLEYVSSSQQELFKLLDSYEAQLESFDGRTPTAPNVERERAFNVADDILGRLDRLGEDLGTVINQMNDFSKPDDSISEIVKVLNAQLSSLGWVENRIFQMEEKIESVKKRSNDVLF from the exons ATGG CCTTTAATCAAGGAAACAACCAAGGAACGGGGTTTTCGTTCGGTTCTTCAGCACCAAATAATACATCGAACCAAGGAACAGGTGCGTCCTCCAATACAAACTTGTTTGGAAGCAGTTCAGGAAATACTGGAGGTTTATTTGGATCTGCTTCGAATGCCGCAAAACCAGGAGGAGGCTTTAGTTTTGGCTCCAACGCACCTGATTCTGGCAACAAGCccagcttttcttttggacaACCAAAACCAGCGGAGAATGCTCCATTATTTGGAGGGTTGAACAAGCTTGCCACAGGAGCAACCGCCGGTTCTGCTCCCGCAAACGGTGTTGCAAATACCGACACAAACCAGTCTGCTCAATCTACCACTCAACCATCAGGTGGCAGTCCTTTCTCTTTCGGTGCCAAGCCTGCTGCTCCCGCAACTGGTGCTGCGACCGGTGGATTTTCGTTCGGAAGTGGTCCTAACTCTGGAGGCTTGTTTGGACAGAAACCAGCTACTAACGCTGCTGCCGCTCCGTCTACGGCACCAGCCCAAGACAAACCTGCTGCTGGAGGATTTAGCTTTGGAAACCCTCAATCATCCTCTACTACTGCAGGAGGAGCCACTGAAAACAAACCTGCCGCTGGAGGATTTAGCTTTGGAAAACCTCAAGCTTCCTCTACTACTGCAGGTGGAGCCactgaaaacaaaaccagTACTGCTACGTCAGGTGGGTTCTCTTTTGGCGGTGGTGGAAGCGGCCTTGCTGGCGCTGCCAAACCTGCTGAAAGCAAAccaacattttcttttggaggAGGAGCTGGAAGTGGAAGTGCATTAGGTGCCTCCACTACTACACCTGCTTCCAACGAGGCTAACAAACCATCTACTGATACCACGAAACCAAGCACGGCAGCCCCTGCTCAGCCCTCCGGTGGATTCTCTTTTGGTAAGCAGGATTCTGCCACTAAACCTGCAACGACAACAACAAACACCGGCTCATTGTTTGGTTCCAAACCCGCGGAAACCATTGCTAACAAATCTGATGCTACTAAAGATGCTGCTTCAAAACCTACCGCAACCGTACCGGTGGAATCTCCACCTTCATCCATTAAGCACAAAACTTTACAGGAGATTCTTAATAAATGGTCGTCAGATCTTACTACACAAACATCTGTGTTCAACAAATTGTGTGATCAGGTCGGTGACTGGGATAAGGCTTTGGTAGATAACGGAGCGTTAATTTCAAAGTTATATGCAGAGACAGTGGATGCCGAACAGTTATCAAATCGAGTTGATGATGGACTTGAATATGTTTCCTCTAGCCAACAAGAGCTATTTAAATTGTTAGATTCTTACGAAGCACAGCTTGAATCCTTTGATGGTCGCACTCCTACCGCACCTAACGTAGAGCGTGAGCGTGCTTTTAATGTTGCTGATGATATTTTGGGTCGTCTCGACAGACTCGGCGAAGATCTGGGAACCGTAATTAATCAAATGAATGACTTCTCGAAGCCTGATGATTCTATTTCCGAAATTGTCAAGGTGTTAAATGCTCAACTATCAAGTTTGGGATGGGTGGAAAATAGGATATTCCagatggaagaaaaaatagaaagcgttaaaaaaaggagtaatgatgttttattttga
- the rmt2 gene encoding N-methyltransferase, which produces MEVPIIADSDTFQESPESLQLIEAAKQLDLAKVQEMVDQGAVTAALDVDSGKNALHFVALNANAENEKKAVELAKWMLGNGGVWNGIDKSGETPGCIARRKNLNELYETIVDAGVRCELLLSLIERKDKVNERLDTNEKYLQSTLSYTQPTEDSNSLLDSDANAVMMSWEKKIMQRSAEIIASKPGCRVLNVGFGLGIIDTFLQERQPSLHVIIEPHPHVLAFMRKTGWMDRPNVVVYETTWESAIQDIASKYVFDGIYYDAFAESYEDLRNFFDSAVGILDPDTDSKLSFFNGLGADNQTFYDVYKKLVPIDLTSFGFNCTYEVMPTSSAEDEWEGAKRRYWNVVDYFLPVITFDL; this is translated from the coding sequence ATGGAAGTCCCCATTATCGCAGATTCTGACACTTTTCAAGAGTCCCCTGAATCCTTGCAACTCATCGAAGCTGCTAAGCAATTGGACCTAGCAAAGGTACAGGAAATGGTTGATCAGGGCGCCGTTACTGCTGCTTTAGACGTTGACAGTGGGAAAAACGCTTTGCATTTCGTGGCCTTAAACGCCAATgcagaaaacgaaaagaaggCTGTGGAACTTGCCAAATGGATGTTAGGTAACGGTGGAGTTTGGAATGGCATCGATAAATCTGGTGAAACACCTGGTTGCATTGCTCGCCGCAAAAATCTGAACGAACTCTACGAGACAATTGTCGACGCAGGCGTCCGCTGCGAGTTACTTCTTTCTCTTatcgaaagaaaagacaaagtcAATGAACGCCTGGACACCAATGAAAAGTACTTACAGAGCACTCTTTCATACACGCAACCTACTGAAGACAGTAATAGTCTTCTTGACAGCGATGCAAACGCTGTCATGATGTCTtgggaaaagaaaatcatgCAACGATCTGCAGAGATCATTGCATCGAAACCTGGTTGCCGTGTCTTAAACGTTGGTTTTGGGTTGGGCATCATCGACACTTTTCTACAAGAAAGGCAGCCATCTTTACATGTAATTATCGAGCCCCACCCCCATGTACTAGCCTTTATGCGGAAAACCGGCTGGATGGATCGTCCAAATGTTGTTGTTTATGAGACTACTTGGGAAAGCGCTATTCAGGACATTGCTTCCAAATACGTCTTCGATGGTATCTACTACGACGCCTTTGCTGAAAGCTACGAAGATTTACGAAATTTTTTCGATTCGGCAGTTGGTATTTTAGATCCTGATACTGATTCtaagctttcctttttcaatggTTTGGGCGCTGATAATCAGACCTTCTACGATGTCTACAAAAAGTTAGTTCCTATAGATCTTACCTCCTTCGGCTTTAACTGTACCTACGAAGTTATGCCAACAAGCAGTGCAGAGGACGAGTGGGAGGGTGCAAAGCGTCGTTATTGGAATGTCGTTGATTACTTTCTTCCTGTCATTACATTCGACTTGTAA
- the dsk2 gene encoding UBA domain protein Dph1/Dsk2 produces MTNISLTIKAANDQKYTVTVDSESSVTNLKQAIAPVANVEVERQRLIYAGRVLKDEESLKTYKVQDGQSVHLVRSLGQNPTAAASNVQDRTQQVPTNIQAGQGANDPLANLTSARYAGYNIPLPSASMFGPNPENPVPPSTDDLANMLSNPMVQSSINEMFSNPQMLDMIINSSPHLRNAPPYVRQMMQSPEFRRAMTDPDTMRQMAQMQQQLGAAGIDPSSLMGGSGPGSLGSLGGLGGMGGLGNLNPAGGPGATDESVDPNSAASTIQGLLNNLSGGGMGGGASPAATAAPTQSTQPPEELYAQQLSQLNEMGFVDFERNVRALRRSGGNVQGAIESLLSEF; encoded by the coding sequence ATGACAAACATCTCGTTAACGATTAAAGCTGCGAATGATCAAAAGTACACTGTTACTGTTGACAGTGAATCTAGCGTTACAAATTTGAAGCAGGCTATAGCACCTGTAGCTAATGTTGAGGTTGAACGCCAAAGACTAATTTACGCTGGACGtgttttgaaagatgaagaatctTTAAAAACTTATAAAGTTCAAGATGGCCAAAGTGTCCACTTGGTTCGTTCTTTAGGGCAGAATCCTACAGCAGCTGCCAGTAATGTTCAGGATCGCACACAACAAGTACCAACAAATATTCAGGCAGGACAAGGCGCAAACGACCCATTAGCCAATCTCACAAGTGCTCGTTATGCTGGATACAATATACCCCTCCCTTCTGCTTCCATGTTTGGTCCTAATCCTGAAAACCCTGTACCTCCATCCACCGATGACCTTGCCAACATGCTGTCAAATCCAATGGTTCAGTCATCCATTAACGAAATGTTCTCCAATCCTCAGATGCTGGACATGATCATCAACAGTAGTCCTCATCTCCGCAATGCTCCTCCTTATGTACGTCAAATGATGCAGTCTCCAGAGTTCCGACGTGCCATGACAGATCCAGATACTATGCGCCAAATGGCTCAAATGCAACAACAACTGGGTGCTGCTGGTATAGACCCATCGAGTTTGATGGGTGGTTCTGGTCCTGGTAGCTTAGGCAGCTTAGGCGGTTTAGGTGGTATGGGTGGTTTAGGTAATCTAAATCCCGCCGGCGGTCCTGGAGCCACTGATGAATCTGTTGATCCAAACTCGGCTGCGAGCACAATTCAAGGCTTGCTAAACAACCTTTCTGGTGGCGGTATGGGAGGTGGAGCCAGTCCTGCTGCCACGGCTGCTCCAACTCAGAGCACTCAACCTCCTGAAGAGCTTTACGCTCAGCAATTAAGTCAACTTAACGAAATGGGATTTGTTGACTTTGAGCGTAATGTTCGTGCCCTTCGTCGAAGCGGTGGTAATGTTCAAGGTGCAATTGAATCTTTATTAAGTGAATTCTAA